Proteins encoded within one genomic window of Aspergillus nidulans FGSC A4 chromosome VII:
- a CDS encoding protein easD (transcript_id=CADANIAT00009279): protein MVFSSPSWVPRIPCEIPDSIPVGQFALEGNTSLPPQCGGRPPFVCAITGKSYSTKVLVDRVEFLSRSLAQELGWSPNEGEPEDKVVGIYSWNTLDFFALCWAVHRLNGICLPLHPFSIVPEVVAHMKRAKCRVIFTCQSLVANTLEAARELSIPGDKIYTTALPEAYLQNPEPIDQFKSVDQLIAEGEKLQRLPPLQWEKGRAKIQVAYYCATSGTSGKQKLAKITHYNFIANVMQVCMHESYAKNGRNEIAFGAIPLTHGYGLNIGHIMVYRGDTYVICPRFDMQLMLKTIERFRVERLYVVPPILAALAANPFLLDLHDLSSVQATVTGAAALDRSIAAKLNKLRPTWKINHAYGLTETGVVATLTSPHDVWHGSSGSLLPSFEIRLVKPDGTDAEGLDEPGEVHFNSPSCFLGYVGDDESNKNTFDEKGWLKSGDIGVFRKSPNGHAHLFILERIKDMIKVKGEQVLPRDIESVLLSHPAVIDAAVIGVPDELSGERAKAYIVRSKTVMEDLDEDDLADEIDEFVQGKLHESHWLHDRIVFLEKLPKSESGKVLKKDLKAMN, encoded by the exons AtggtcttctcttctccctcctgGGTGCCACGGATCCCCTGCGAAATCCCAGACTCTATTCCTGTAGGCCAGTTTGCGTTGGAAGGAAACACCAGTCTTCCCCCGCAATGCGGCGGACGGCCTCCGTTTGTCTGCGCAATTACCGGAAAGTCATACTCGACTAAGGTACTGGTTGATCGAGTAGAGTTCTTGTCGCGGTCACTTGCGCAAGAGCTGGGATGGTCGCCGAACGAGGGGGAGCCGGAGGATAAAGTTGTCGGTATCTACAGCTGGAATACG ctTGACTTTTTTGCTCTCTGCTGGGCCGTCCATCGTCTCAATGGGATCTGTCTCCCGCTCCATCCGTTTAGTATCGTCCCCGAGGTCGTAGCGCACATGAAAAGAGCAAAATGTAGAGTCATATTCACCTGTCAGTCTCTTGTTGCAAACACTTTGGAAGCTGCCAGGGAGCTGTCTATTCCCGGAGACAAGATCTATACCACGGCATTACCCGAAGCGTATCTTCAGAATCCCGAGCCGATTGACCAGTTCAAGTCGGTAGATCAACTGATTGCTGAGGGTGAGAAGTTGCAGCGACTTCCACCATTACAGTGGGAGAAAGGCCGCGCAAAAATACAGGTCGCATACTACTGCGCTACCAGTGGAACATCAGGGAAGCAG AAACTGGCCAAAATCACACACTACAACTTCATTGCCAATGTCATGCAAGTGTGCATGCACGAGAGCTATGCTAAGAATGGCCGTAACGAGATCGCATTCGGCGCGATTCCGTTGACCCATGGATATGGACTGAACATTGGGCACATCATGGTCTACCGCGGAGACACCTACGTTATCTGCCCCCGGTTCGATATGCAGTTGATGCTCAAGACAATTGAGCGTTTCCGCGTCGAAAGACTATACGTG GTTCCCCCAATCCTTGCGGCATTAGCAGCGAACCCCttccttcttgacctccaCGACCTCTCATCCGTCCAAGCGACCGTCACTGGTGCTGCAGCACTCGATCGTAGTATCGCCGCGAAACTGAATAAACTGCGACCCACGTGGAAAATCAACCATGCATACG GCCTCACCGAAACCGGTGTGGTAGCAACTCTCACAAGCCCACACGATGTCTGGCACGGCTCCTCTGGTTCCCTCCTTCCAAGTTTCGAGATCCGACTCGTCAAGCCCGACGGTACAGACGCAGAGGGCCTCGACGAGCCCGGCGAAGTCCACTTCAACTCCCCCAGTTGTTTCCTCGGGTacgtcggcgacgacgagTCCAACAAGAACACCTTCGACGAAAAGGGGTGGCTTAAGTCCGGAGACATCGGTGTTTTTCGCAAATCGCCTAACGGACACGCTCACCTGTTCATTCTCGAACGCATCAAGGATATGATCAAAGTCAAG GGCGAACAAGTCCTCCCACGGGACATCGAGTCCGTCCTTCTTTCGCACCCAGCCGTAATCGATGCAGCTGTTATCGGCGTTCCGGACGAGCTCTCTGGCGAGCGTGCGAAAGCGTACATCGTGCGCTCGAAGACCGTGATGGAAGatctggacgaggatgatctgGCTGACGAGATTGACGAATTTGTGCAGGGAAAGCTGCATGAATCGCACTGGCTTCACGATCGAATTgtgttcctggagaagtTGCCAAAGAGTGAGAGTGGGAAAgtgttgaagaaggatttgAAGGCCATGAACTAA
- a CDS encoding uncharacterized protein (transcript_id=CADANIAT00009280), whose product MATGMSPIIRNKMIASIHSTHTYLKPPKHPQLHDIGHAAVSDISGEIILPIVLLVPDDGVSLAISVKSQLLQRLPERLLQGNIDDRPPNLRAIFAVSSSRLCWHYFHAAVLEGRGLAAKQNRPRHYKDVEHVLMTMDVQSENEYY is encoded by the exons ATGGCTACCGGGATGAGCCCTATCATTCGTAATAAGATGATAGCTTCAATCCATAGTACACATACCTATCTGAAACCTCCTAAACATCCGCAGTTGCATGATATTGGGCATGCAGCAGTCTCC GACATCAGTGGTGAGATTATACTTCCCATCGTCTTACTAGTTCCGGATGATGGTGTCTCGCTCGCCATCAGCGTCAAATCGCAGCTGCTTCAGAGGCTTCCTGAGAGATTGCTTCAAGGTAACATTGATGACCGGCCACCTAATCTCCGCGCAATCTTCGCAGTGTCATCGTCAAGGCTGT GTTGGCACTATTTTCATGCAGCAGTCCTAGAAGGTAGGGGTTTGGCAGCCAAACAGAACAGGCCAAGGCATTACAAAG ATGTAGAACATGTCTTGATGACCATGGATGTGCAGTCTGAAAATGAATATTACTAG
- a CDS encoding putative protein kinase (transcript_id=CADANIAT00009281), giving the protein MSPLECVEPAIQRSSIADSPRDRLEQSHREPSEAFSNQEEAEAGSYSGESEPSGVRHVGPCHLGLALNGLLERHTEGPWEYLPGGHHPVHLGDRIGDYKQFKVIHKLGSGGFGIVWLCSWVGTDPTIYVAIKILKAEWSGEDCREQENIRWLQGIADRDPDVEEWCLLPWQEFTLDGPNGTHQCFVYEVAASGLGNISHVVDDVDVFLRKLTRQAAEAMSVLHRHNICHGDFRPSNILLRVNGLDGKSEREVIDILGEPEGAAVVVYKNAPPNAHPPRYILNPVSWRSTSSTQVCCHQIRIADFGESFIAGNPPPHGSGIPFQYAAPEVALDEKAGKESDIFALAATMYEIRFGNRLFRIQEDGVEAYVHFMVKYCGRLPEPWWSRWKETWKKVTEPANEDELQDESTVKLWHIRKAVCEPIGHRVSTPESWAYPHKLLGRNGVIGCDELIPVKEKIYLADLLYRMTALDPRERITIDEVLEHRWFRYEAENAEPARHDKFEERKDDLSRTENSDPDASGNQAIVDELPQAVNPEKPQKVADYNLPQLKTNHTGIHNNSPTAEAETAEGFAIQPALVETDKSMNIDRPKQSEPAEHKTLPSTGASELQLPDEQKAEVLSLNIPLTPAAAAIRLPESGKPQYAAAVTLQPVEDAKLIYIPTNLSPVHEVSESTSSAAESFRSVKAIKSIPTPTDSAQTEQDSTARSAVVDGPQQVDEKPLLKDKQRRRQSRLRSVSVWLRSVGRAARALFA; this is encoded by the exons ATGTCACCTCTGGAGTGCGTTGAGCCTGCCATCCAGCGCTCCTCCATTGCTGACTCACCTAGAGATCGTTTAGAACAGTCTCATAGAGAGCCTTCAGAAGCTTTCAGTAACCAGGAGGAAGCAGAGGCTGGTTCATACAGCGGAGAATCCGAGCCCTCAGGAGTCCGACATGTTGGCCCCTGTCACTTGGGACTAGCGCTCAATGGGCTTCTAGAGAGGCATACCGAAGGCCCGTGGGAGTACCTACCGGGAGGCCATCACCCAGTGCACTTGGGCGATCGTATTGGCGACTATAAACAATTCAAGGTCATCCACAAGCTTGGTAGCGGAGGGTTTGGCATCGTCTGGCTCTGTAGCTGGGTTGGCACCGACCCAACGATATACGTGGCAATCAAGATCCTCAAAGCAGAGTGGTCCGGGGAGGATTGcagggagcaggagaataTCCGCTGGCTGCAGGGAATAGCGGACCGTGATCCTGACGTCGAGGAATGGTGTCTTCTCCCCTGGCAAGAGTTTACGCTTGACGGTCCGAACGGCACCCACCAATGTTTTGTCTACGAAGTAGCCGCATCAGGGCTGGGAAATATATCTCAtgtggttgatgatgtcgatgtGTTTTTGCGGAAACTCACGCGccaggcagctgaggctATGTCTGTGCTGCATCGGCATAATATCTGTCATGGTG ACTTCAGACCTTCAAACATTCTTCTCAGAGTCAACGGTCTGGATGGTAAGTCAGAGAGAGAAGTCATCGACATCTTAGGCGAGCCCGAGGGAGCAGCTGTCGTCGTGTACAAAAACGCTCCTCCGAATGCACATCCCCCGCGCTATATTCTCAACCCAGTCTCGTGGAGgtcaacttcatcaacacAAGTATGCTGTCACCAGATCCGTATCGCTGATTTTGGGGAGTCCTTTATAGCCGGCAACCCGCCGCCACATGGATCTGGGATTCCCTTCCAGTATGCGGCTCCCGAGGTTGCTCTGGACGAGAAGGCCGGCAAAGAATCCGATATTTTTGCTCTAGCAGCAACAATGTACGAAATCCGCTTTGGCAACAGACTATTCCGCATCCAGGAAGACGGCGTTGAGGCCTATGTCCACTTTATGGTGAAATACTGTGGCAGATTGCCAGAACCCTGGTGGTCTCGATGGAAGGAAACATGGAAAAAGGTGACCGAGCCTGCAAACGAAGATGAACTGCAGGATGAATCGACGGTCAAACTGTGGCATATCCGAAAGGCAGTTTGTGAGCCCATTGGACACCGCGTCAGCACTCCCGAGAGCTGGGCGTATCCTCACAAGTTGCTGGGGAGAAACGGCGTCATCGGTTGCGATGAACTGATACCGGTAAAGGAGAAGATATATCTCGCGGACCTACTTTATCGAATGACTGCACTTGACCCCAGGGAACGAATCACGATCGATGAGGTTCTTGAGCATCGCTGGTTTCGCTACGAAGCCGAGAACGCGGAGCCCGCTCGCCATGACAAATTTGAAGAGCGTAAGGATGACCTGTCTCGAACAGAGAATTCTGATCCTGATGCATCAGGCAACCAAGCGATTGTTGATGAGCTACCGCAAGCCGTTAATCCTGAAAAGCCTCAAAAGGTTGCAGACTACAATTTGCCTCAACTCAAGACTAATCATACCGGTATTCACAATAATTCCCCAACAGCCGAGGCTGAGACGGCCGAAGGATTTGCTATTCAGCCAGCGTTAGTAGAGACCGACAAATCTATGAATATTGACAGGCCTAAACAGTCTGAGCCTGCTGAACATAAGACTCTCCCATCGACCGGAGCCTCTGAACTCCAACTACCAGACGAACAAAAGGCCGAAGTCCTCTCCCTAAATATTCCCCTGACACCTGCTGCCGCCGCGATCAGGCTCCCAGAGTCGGGCAAGCCACAATATGCCGCCGCCGTAACACTGCAGCCAGTGGAAGACGCCAAGCTCATTTACATTCCCACCAACCTATCTCCTGTGCACGAAGTAAGTGAGTCGACGTCAAGTGCAGCGGAAAGCTTCCGCTCTGTAAAGGCTATCAAGTCTATTCCAACTCCTACTGACTCCGCTCAGACGGAACAAGACAGCACCGCTCGATCTGCGGTGGTCGACGGACCGCAACAGGTGGATGAGAAGCCCTTACTAAAAGACAAACAGCGAAGACGGCAGTCCAGGCTGCGTTCAGTCTCGGTGTGGCTTCGTTCTGTTGGCCGCGCGGCGCGGGCCCTATTTGCATAG
- a CDS encoding APC family permease (transcript_id=CADANIAT00009282), producing the protein MESSLRDSSPMAEDSHEHAVLLPRELPDTDRDEYDGFSRQRRHLGLLSTTFLITNRMIGTAIFSTPSAIAASVGSAGAALALWVVGLILAYCGLFIWIELGSLMPRSGGEKVYLEAAYPNPPMLVTTVFAVHIIFLGFTGIGSVVVAENILLALNGSATDWVKRGLAIAVLAIIATIHIRFSALGVKIMILILFLIIVAGLRALRGDLPQIPDPASSLKSPFTGSSSSVSRYTNALFKILATYQGWSNAAYVLDEVKDPRKVLKIAGVVGVGLVGILYTLTNISYFIVATPDEISKTGVTVVALLIGKVFGDTMLWLTATLAALSSFGNLMTASFTMSRVVREFAREGIVPYSRFFAATTSSGSPSAAFLLVFLSSAVMILFIPFGEVYNFLLDVSQYAIALVNVLVVIALFIIRRKQPHRRTFRAWTPVIYLFLASQVFLLVTPFIPAALDTGRALPPWLYSVVALLVFFGSGVYWFMSWEVLPRRGQFVWTARESVLADGSSVVLWDKVKIN; encoded by the exons ATGGAGTCTTCATTGCGAGATTCCAGCCCGATGGCCGAGGATAGCCACGAACACGCGGTCCTCCTTCCTCGCGAGCTCCCGGATACCGATCGGGACGAATATGACGGGTTCTCCCGCCAGCGCCGTCACTTAGGCCTGTTATCAACGACCTTTTTAAT AACTAACCGTATGATTGGCACTGCTATCTTCTCTACGCCGTCTGCCATTGCCGCCAGTGTCGGGAGCGCAGGCGCTGCGTTGGCCCTCTGGGTAGTTGGCCTGATTCTAGCATACTGCGGTCTATTTATCTGGATCGAACTGGGATCTCTCATGCCGCGCAGTGGTGGTGAGAAGGTGTACTTGGAGGCTGCGTATCCGAACCCGCCGATGCTTGTAACGACGGTGTTTGCAGTACATATTATCTTTCTTGGGTTTACAG GCATTGGCAGCGTGGTTGTAGCTGAAAATATTTTGCTCGCTTTGAACGGATCCGCAACTGATTGGGTAAAGAGAGGATTGGCGATTGCTGTCCTCGCGATCATTGCCACGATACATATCAGGTTCAGTGCACTGGGGGTGAAGATCATG ATACTTATCCTGTTTTTGATCATTGTTGCCGGTCTGCGTGCTCTTCGAGGCGATCTCCCCCAGATCCCTGACCCGGCTAGTAGCCTGAAGTCGCCCTTTACAggctcttcatcttctgtatCCCGTTACACCAATGCCTTGTTCAAAATCCTGGCCACCTACCAAGGCTGGTCAAATGCCGCATACGTTCTTGACGAGGTGAAGGACCCTCGCAAGGTTCTAAAGATAGCTGGCGTCGTGGGCGTGGGATTGGTAGGGATACTCTATACCCTCACCAATATTTCCTACTTTATTGTCGCTACTCCAGACGAGATCAGCAAGACTGGAGTCACAGTTGTCGCACTCCTGATCGGTAAAGTATTTGGAGATACTATGCTCTGGTTGACAGCTACCCTGGCGGCCTTATCGTCATTCGGGAACCTGATGACAGCATCTTTTACAATGTCGAGAGTAGTTCGGGAATTCGCTAGGGAGGGGATAGTCCCCTATTCTCGGTTCTTTGCCGCTACGACGTCCTCCGGCTCGCCTTCAGCAGCGTTTCTTCTTGTATTCTTGTCATCAGCAGTTATGATTCTATTTATTCCATTTG GGGAAGTATATAATTTCCTCCTAGATGTCAGCCAGTACGCCATCGCCCTAGTCAACGTCCTTGTCGTCATCGCACTTTTCATCATTCGTCGGAAACAACCCCACAGGCGCACTTTCCGAGCTTGGACTCCCGTCATCTATTTATTTCTTGCGTCCCAAGTGTTTTTGCTCGTCACGCCGTTCATTCCTGCAGCGCTAGACACGGGCAGAGCTCTGCCGCCTTGGCTGTACTCCGTGGTTGCGCTTCTAGTCTTTTTCGGCTCTGGAGTCTACTGGTTTATGTCATGGGAAGTTCTTCCCAGGCGCGGCCAGTTTGTTTGGACTGCGCGGGAGTCAGTCCTCGCAGATGGATCTTCAGTTGTCTTGTGGGACAAGGTGAAGATTAACTAA